A region of the Phaseolus vulgaris cultivar G19833 chromosome 11, P. vulgaris v2.0, whole genome shotgun sequence genome:
TCATAGGTTCGAACCGAGTTTGGGCACGAGGATCCTCCCGAATTCGACAAGTACCTTCAGGAACAACTCGGGGATTACCTAGTTCCCCAGGATGACAATGTTTTTGGAAAGACCATGGCAGAGGTGTTACCAAAGAGAGTTATATGCGTTTGGAAGCCAAGAAAATTGCCTCAGCCTCCATCAGGAAGTCCTCTGTGGAGTGCAGGGTATTTGAGGGATAACTGGATCAACACTGATTTGCCATCAACCAAGTTCGAGAGCAACATGAAGCATCTCAGCGAACAGCAACCTGTTACGTCCAGAAAATACTTCTACAGAGTGGAGAACACCGTTACTCCTGTGGCGGACAACCCCATTGTGTGTGTGAAGCCTGTCACGGAACGCATTCATGGCTTTGCAAGACTCTTCATTAGCCAGTGCTTTTCCAAAGGGTATGCAGATAGATTGCAGGTATTTTCCACGGATTTCATTGACCATGATTTTGTTGATGCATGCGTTGGACTCACACGTGCCAGGGTAGAGGGTCAAGCATGAAAAACTGAAATTATCACTCTCCATTGTGATTATAACTCATTTTGCTGTTTCCTTGTTCATGGTTTTTAGCTGGATCATATGGTTTGATGGGTCACTTAAAGTTAgattttttttgcttttcttcaaCTGAGTGTGTGTTTGGTGGAAATTTCTGATATGGAAAGAAGCAATGGCTTCAGCTGTGGAATTGTTTTCAATCTGTACCTCATTTTTTTGTGGTTCGTACCAACCGAAACCCAAATTAAGGTAACAGTGAAGGAAATTACAGTTAAATTACAAGATGCAAAGTTTGTTCCAGTGGATTTTGTCCTTCACAAACGTGCACTCAAATCCTTTGCGACCTCAGTGTCTTGTTTGGTTTGTTTTGGTCCACGAATGCAATGCCTTGTTCCACAAGACAAATTAGTTTAGTCCCACCATTGTAAGCTGTTAGATGGATCAAGGATTCAAGGGCTCACAAGTTACAGCTTGGAACTGTTCTTCGATCAAATTTAGGAATGATCatcaataatttttgtttattctGTGGGTGAAATAATATGAATTGTGTCTGATTCACTTTTAGATGTTTTTTTGCATTCACACTGAAATGGAGAAAGAAGATTgaaattaagataaataaaataaacaaaacatgTTGTTTAAATCGATATGATCAAGAATAAATGAACATGCCTcatttttgctttttttttattgagcaaatatgaaagtgaaaagaaattaaaaaaaaattaaaaaatattttttaatttagttttaattatttatatttaaaatttatattaggaattaaaactatataattttttttaaagaaagcaTTGTTTCCCTATTATTTCGTTCCAATCTGGGAAAACGTTTCTAGTGGTTaagaaaaaacttattttcttctatttttttaaaacaaatcgaaaaaattaagtattttttattttatcttctgaatttagatttttttttctctgtaaCAATGATGCATGTGAGAAAAATGAAtcatgagaaaaaaaatgtggaTTTGACTAGTTTTTATCTTgggaataaaaatatatacacaCTTTGActgatatttaatatatatagtcTTAATTCCCTTCTCATattaaaatactaaataaactaaaatatatagAGATAATGAGAAGATAAATACATACATATTCATCATTatacatataattaaaaaaaaaaaaacttttcataTACATTCTTATGTGTATTTGTAATGCCAAACCATatcctatattttaaaaaatgttaatgtaaAACTAATTGTACGATCATAGGTGAAAATAAGAGAAATTTACAAAATatgaacaaataaaaaataaattaataaattatatagtaGAGAAATATGAAGAGGAACTGAGTACATCCTCTACATTTAATCTCATATTGTATCGCTTTACGACTacttttttaaatgaaattattttttatctttattttttaatccttCAACATTTTACAAATCATTATAtgagattgaaaataaatttataatattgaaCTAAAATTTTACCAATGAAATTTGGGTCTAACTCTCTCCATTTCTTCTATTACTAAAATcagaataaaatgaaatgaaagtgcatagAACGTGGTACAGGGtttcatttacttttttattttcttcaaaataataatatcaaagGTAATGGAAAAGGACCTTTTCCATAAAATTTGGGCCGAATTTAAGATGCCGGGCCTACAAAACGTAAGCCTTTATTAGCCTTAAGGATTAAGATTAGCAAAAACGACAAACTACACAAAAGTTTAAATCTCCAGCCAAAAAGGAGTTTATATGTTTAGTATACAACAATAaacaaatacatatatatatatatataaagatttgtgaaatttaaataatttttttaattattaatatcagTTCTATTTTTGCTGATTAAAGTGCATGTTTATTCTTTAATTATTAATGCTCAATTACTGgcaatatttttaatattaagaaaaatgatacatagatacctaaaatattttaatgacgCCTACATGACAGCgagagaaaatataaattttataccTATTATGATGTGataggaaaaataaagaaaaatgatgattttttaaaaataatgttaatgtATCATTACTCTAAGAATAAAGTCGTTAGctgttaaataataatatattttttttcttgacaactaattaaaaatcctgctaataatataaataataacacTACTTGAGAAATCAAAATATAACATATTAGAAGGATACCATCGAATTAtggataaaaaatatgtttccaATAAAAGATTACCACTATAAATATTACTTATTGACTCTCTAATAactatgatttatttatttagtgaGAAGAAACATCAATACAAAATATTCTCCTAATGAATActcaaaataaaatgataaacgGATAATAAAATGATTAGTTGTGTAACTACTTGTGTTTGAGATATATAAAcacatatatttaataataataatatattgagtaaaatttgaataattcaaattgatatttattcaaattctaaaaatctataaatacatACTCACTTAATactcatatattttataaaaaaattaatttatacttacttgtatattagagaatTTTTTACAAGTGGCAAATGAATATTTACTCAATCTTTATTAGATGATCCGTCATAAGAGTTATAAGAGGTTCAAGTTCGTCTTCCTATGAATATCACTTGTTTCACAATGGAATAGTTACACTTGTTTTTTGGTAAGAACATTTGACATCTAACGTGAGACCTAAATAAAACCATTTTTGAACCACAATACTTACAAATGAGTATGATTCATGGTAAACAAGTTCTCTTGTTAGAATCTTAAGGAAAatactttaatttaaaaaaaaaatattattgaagtttttttaaataagagtataaattgagaaaaaaagaaCCATATTGAGCATAATTTATAAGATACTTAGTTGACCGCTGAGTCGTGTTTTAAGgtataaaaatacataaaaatgttTATGGTCATAGAAATTTGAAGGTGATGACATGAAAAGCTCTTATAGGAAGACCTAACTATTATGATGGAGTTGACAGAGAGCCACATTTATGGCGGATAACATCCTACACTTAAatgtagaaaaagaaaaaaaatgttgagtttttaaaataataaaatatacacaaaaaataaaattatcactGCTTGTTTAGGCTTCATGCAAATCATATCCTCGACATCACATGCCTTGATTATAATGAACTCGACCATATTATCAAAGCATATAATAAAAGACGAAAAAACCATTTTATGGactttttaaaagtaaaattgtaATGGTAAATGGCAACTTACCTGAGAATCCAATTGTACTTGGAGTCAAGGATTAAAGGAAATTTATCTTTCCATTTCCTCTTGGCTACATTTGCTTTAGTGATATCTAAAACCTCGTGAGAGGAAGCCTCCCATTTGGTCGTTGTAGAGGAATCAACCATAACCATTCTAGCTAGGGACTCTGTGGTTAACATTCTGTTCACGACGAATGGGGTAAGTTAAGAAGTGTCCTCTAAAGCATCCCCTCTAGACAAAAAACAATCAATGTGACTCAAAGACTATTCCTCTCTAATCGCAACAACCTATTTActtactaaaataatattttcatgatAATGAACTATGACGAAAAATGCTAAGTTCTCTCACAAAAGCTCCAAATGACAACTATGAAAATGGGAAGGCAGAATGATGAAAAAAGTAATGTAACAAAAAGagtgattttttaatataaagcaTTGTAAAAGTATGGTAACACCAcattaatttatattgaaaatcACATTGTTAGAAGACGCGTCATACTATCTAGAAAAAGTCAAACGAACTTGATGTCACGAAAGTCCACAAAACATCAATATCAAAACATGATTATAAAAACATAATCTCAAAACTAATTATTCGAGTTGATACACGACAAACTCTCAAATTCGTCCATCCAACAATTTATCCTCTCACACCTTATTTATGAATTTCGAACATTGAGCATTGGAGGTTTATATACATCTTCATCCTtaacatatataaaaatgtatttaacaACGTAATAATATTCATGTAAAATTCGAACAATTCAAAATGACGTGCAAATTAAATACATCACtactaaataactaattatatttttacttacAAAAACCTTTGAACTAAATCctataaatacaaaaaaattcacGAGGAGTACTTAGTTAACACTCACacacttcatatatatatatactcacacactttatatattttttctagtTGTTACTAAttgaacattaaaaaaaatattctgcaAGTAATTTTTTTCTCGATTTTATTAGTAACTCCGTGATGCATCCTCATATATTGAAACTCAACTTTCCAAAATATCACTTATTTCCCTTTAAGAGTGCTGTAGTCTTTTTTAAGCaagaagaagttgaaaattaattattttaagaatatattgtttcaacaaaaacaaacttaaaTTGTTCAGACCAAACAAATCATAAATAGTTGAGGGAAATTAACTTAAGAGAGTTGCTATAATAGAATTTATGCGGTTGAAACCTGAACATTGAGTTAGTCctgtagattttttttaagaacccaagagatacaatttttttttaataaactatttataAGATTTTCAGTTTTAATAAATGTGTACATgtaaagtaattaaaaattaaaaagataatagtaaaataattaatattatcttaaaattttaaagtagtaattaaataaatatattttttaaagttggaCGGTTTAAAAAAGAGAgtaattaataaagaaaatatgaagATTTGCAAGCCAAGGGATAAGGATAAACGTTGATTTGCTGACTcgttaaaaaaaacaaagcacTTAGAGTTAAACGTAATCCATTCTTCCATGGATGTGTTTGAAGGTTCACTTCCTCCAAACTAAAGTTATAATTATTGTGATCAGTTCATCAAATAATCAATaagttaacaatttttttagtggattttaattttatttagttcAAAATATATCTagcaaattaaaacaaattaataacGTTATcgagtattttattttattgttaaagtATTCAAACATAATTTcactacaatttttttaattctatcaAGAATATGTTAAGACACTCGTATACTTGTATATTCCAACTCAGGTTAAGTATTATTGACGATTTTTAAATGAATGGTAAGAaaacttatattattttgttttttttttatattttaagagagtgcgaaatattttgaatttttttacagaaattttcaatttatgaaaaatagttAATCAAATTCGGTGTTAATTGATGTTATGACAATCCATGACTATGAAACCATTTTTCTTGTGATTGTTCATTTGTAGAACTATTTCATTATTGaggattatttatttatctgtTGTTTTGTAGAGTGCATTCAAAATAGCTTGCTTCTGCTTTGGTTAAGTTAAGTGATTCTCACAAGCATAATGTAAGTTTGTTTACcttctaatatataatatgaatggtgttttaatgttttaatcTTATTACCAGCTATAcaatgttgattttttttagttaaactTTGTTCATAAATTTCTATTTCATAGTTTTTTCTATGTAAACAAATGTTTTgcaaagataaaaaattattacgtaaatattatattaagataTTATATTTGAAGAGTGGAAAGATTTGTCAGTCCTTATTTATATGAAGTAAATGGATTAAAGATAACCTATTCAAAAGCGAAAGAATACTCAATTTTGTATCagaatgatagaaaaaaaaacatgattttaaagtgatattttattttttttttaaaaagttactTGAGATACATCATAGAAATGCcatcttttatatattatatttatgtcTATGAGAATTCTTAGCATGATAAATAATGTATTACTTTTCTAAacaactaatattattatttttatgcataatatttataagttttgtcaTTCGGGTAGTATTTATAAGTTTTGTTACTCGATGGATCATACAATTGTCCTTGATTCATGATTCACTAGCAATTAATCCTATATTAACAAACTAAGTAATGTATGAAGAATttataattacataattttGTAACATAAAAAAGTTACttatataatttgtaatttGTATGATGTTAAATCTCATATAATACTAAAGTGTTGCGCATCTCATAGTTAGACAGATGCATCTATTTATTccttatttaaattgaaaaacacataatacaaaatattgtaactaaaaatatattattaattatacttGTTTATAAAACCTTCTCATAAATAACTACatgtaaataaaaacaaattgacAAAAGAAATTACACATTTTACCAAAATGATCACATATAAAAATGTTGTGTTTATATTAGAAATCAAAACATTACTTTTAAAAACGAAATAACTTCCAAAAGCACTTTTTTATTTGATGGACACGTGTTATTCTCAATTTATGAGGTGTCTTGATAAAAAGTGGTGATGAGATGCAAGTGGTGGTGATATTAGGCAGATTAAAGAAATTGGGGCCCATAGATTGGGGCATTCAAGAACAGCGTAAATGCAGAGAGGACCACTGCAGAAAACGTGAGTCCAAAGAGATTCTACAATTTCCGTCATTTTGACGTGAAATTTCACTGAAACGTGCATCACTCACGGGATTACGAACACGTTACTGTTTCTTTTGCGTCTCTTCCCTTCGTGTCGTTACTCGGATAACGTCACTGCATCTGCAGCTAAAATAATTCATGGAAGATAAATACTTTGTTAAGAATAATACATGTtcacataatttaattttaattttaatatattgaaaaattatattaaaaaataataatttaatttatttattttaattttattaatatttgagataatttaatatatatttcatttttgttACTGTATTTAGtcaaaaaattatcattaatacgtaattaaatttttgttaatatacaATCAAAAGTGCAAAATTAAGATATATGTGGATAGAACTTAAATTAGCacgttaattatatattaattttttttaataaacatatCCAACAATTACTAAAAATCAAACACTAAATTATCTCaatcattaataaaatttaagcaAAATTATCAAACAcagaaattatataaataatttaaaatataaaatttacttattttactaaaaataacttattttaaaatacacaaAATAATGAGGTTTATGATTGGATTGTTTCcggttttaaagaaatattttccgAAGTAAATTAT
Encoded here:
- the LOC137825610 gene encoding uncharacterized protein; the protein is MGSQVSKQVEKRKAIEREGKTLSDLRNSGEDYPGSDYHPSDRKNWMSQLNPEKVAIKQIVWPGTHDSATNKIGIPGITRPFAQCQSLSIYKQLVMGTRLVDIRVQEDRRVCHGVLLTYSMDVVIKDIKKFLSETQSEIIILEVRTEFGHEDPPEFDKYLQEQLGDYLVPQDDNVFGKTMAEVLPKRVICVWKPRKLPQPPSGSPLWSAGYLRDNWINTDLPSTKFESNMKHLSEQQPVTSRKYFYRVENTVTPVADNPIVCVKPVTERIHGFARLFISQCFSKGYADRLQVFSTDFIDHDFVDACVGLTRARVEGQA